GCTTATACTAAAACTTTGACCATTATGTGGTTAGGTTTTCAAGCAACTTAACAAAATGGAATGCACATGCTTTTCTCCCCATGAATGATCTGCTTTTTCCTAAAATGGTTCTTAATTCATCCGTAGCTAAAACGGAATTCTATTTATAATACATAATCTGCAGAAAATGCACATAATTTGAACTTTTGATTCCATGTTCTTACAGAACTCATGCGGAATCCTTTTTATCTAATGATATTGCTGTGGAAATTAGACCTCACCTCGAACTGTTGATTTAGATTAGATGGTCTAATATTTACAGCATAGAACTCTAGTTCTGTTGTCTTTGATATTACTGCATCACACCAATGTGAAGATCCTACTTCAACCCATCTAAGTATCTTATAGTAATGGGGACAAGTGTTAAATTCGATGACATTCTTAAGGGTCATTCTGAAATCTGTTAGAAAAGTTTCTCTTCCCTGGCATGTCATGTTTTATATCTTTCCTTGGCTGCTAAGGGGGGAGTGAGGTTAACATGATTAGATGGGTGCTTCAAAACTTTATGCTGTATTCGAGGCTGGGTGCACTCCAGATTAGGTTTCAGTGTCATATATTCAGCAGTAGGTTAACAGTTTTTTTCTTTGAAATCTCGGCCCCTTTTCCAGTGACATGGCACGTCATCCAACAACACAAGTAACCTAACTGAGGCTTAATCTGCTATCCTTTCTTATATGTGAGAGTTAATATATATAAAACgccagcaccctgctggaggtGGCTACTACGTCCAGTTCATAAAAAAACGTCCCTCTGGACATAAGCCTACTAAAACTTTTGAAACTTTGACTACAGATATCTTTTTAAATATTTAGCCTTGATACTTGGAAACCATACGTGCAGACTTGCCTCGAAAAGTACTAGCACAATATCaacttttgtttgattttattgaTATGTTTGTAAACAGAAGTTAATGCTCCATGTTATGTGTCGGAGACCTGTCCAAAACGTTAGCTTTTCATGATCTGAATGTGGAGTATCTCGTTGCTGGTAATTTTGCCATTCCAGCAGCATGTTGCACTCCATCTATTAGCATGGACACTGTGAGGTGACCTGAGACTAGACGAGTGTTTAAAATGGTCCTGTTTCCACCAGGACACTATAGTCTGTGATTCAATAGAAATAGGACAGGCATTACTAAGGAACAAGAACTCCTTGACCGGTCCGCTGTGAGGTGACCTGGAGGAGGCACAGGACGGAGGAGCCGTATTATGATTGGTCATGGAGACGGAACCAAGGCGAGGAGGGAGAGGATCCTTTGGGATCACATGGTCCTGTTCTGAGAGGTCCATGTCGCCAGCTCACTCTGGCTAAATAACAAACCGGTCAAGTGTCGGTCAAACGATCTTGTTACCTAccttctccctccctccctccctcctgctGGTGCCCAACCGATCCCAATCCCGGACATCTTTAAGCATGTTTGCATTTTCTTTTGTTAATCTGGCATGTGCATGCGCACTTAACAATATCTGCCAGGCTATAGATGTTCCACTTCATCCTTTTTGTCGATAGGTATCGAGAAGTTTGCAGTTCGTAGAAATGTCACAGCTAGGATTGACGGTTCAAATTTTGGATAGGATTACAGTCGTAGTCGTTGCTTGGTGTGTTAGGCTTTGATTTCTAGCGTGCAACATTTTAACTGGATTTTAACTCCAGTGATATGGAGCCATGTAGACTCGTTAAGAATGCCAGCCTACCTGATTCTTTGCTTGGGCATTCGTACTCCATTCTGCCCTGAACATGGCTTACCCTGGCATCTGGTGACCTTACCATTAACGTTGCTTTCCCCTTGAACAGCACATATCTGTTCATTTGTTATGGAGATCGCTTTCTGTGCTcatctgctcttcttcttcaggTCGTCCACGCCAGGTCTTCCGCTGAGGCCGCTGGTCCCGAATCCACGGGGAAGAAAGCTACCACCGAACctacgcccccgcccccgcccccgcaccGCACCGTAGGCCGTCGGACTCAGGCCGTACGGATTTTCTTGTTCCTCGGTATGCGCTTCATGAACAAAGCCTTACGATCCTCTTGTCTCGCATGATCCCCAACAGTTGCCACGCCAGTATGGCCCTGTGCCGTGTGGTGGATCATCATGTGTTCAATGAGGAAAAGGACTGTTGTCTGCGCCTTTGCTAATTCCCCCTGCAATTATGGATGGGTCTAATTTGTTCTACTCTACACTTGGAGGTTGGCATCCTTGCACCATACTCCTCGCAAACCCCACTATAATCATGCCCCTTGGCTCATTCGAAGAAATAATTATGCCCCTGCTCTCAATTATTTCATGCTGCTTGATGACACTACTGCTATATAATAATCGCAGACaaaacgtcgatttcccctcgatGTATACCCTTTACTAAATGTATGTATATAACCAAAAATTTCCCCGTGCAATATTTTCCTTTGGTCATTAGTTTGGTTTCAAGTAAAAAACACCATCTTTCACGTGACGACATACATGTACTTACTGGTAGCTCTTGATCTGCAAATAAATCGCAAAGGGTTACGTGTCAAGCTCCGAGGCGAACCCAAGTGGCGTTGGTCGGTGTGGCAGGCAGACCTTGCCGCATCTGGGTCATGCACCTCACGTGCGCTTGCTTTCCCGGTGGTAAAAGGGCCGGGAATCAAGTGCGGTTGCGGCATGCCAGAATTCACTCTATCCAACCACCGTGCCGGGATTATGATAACAATGCCAATCACAAGCTGGACAATGACAGCCATTGTTTGACCGCGGCGAGGCCCCAAGACCGGCATTTGCCACACGTCCAAGCAACTAGCAGCGCGCATCCAAACGAGGAAGAATCGCTGCTGGGAGCACTGGCACTGGCACACCGACGCTCCTGAGATTCTTCTCCCCCCCCATGAGCGCCGCACGCACGCGTCCATGGTTCCCGATCCGTGTTGGGACTTGCGATCTATCGTCCCAAGATCGCATATCAACAAacggcattcttcttcttcttcttatcccggGCCTGGAGCTGGCACAGAGAAACAAAATCAACAGTCCGTTCCAGAACGATCCCCGTGCTCTCTTTTTGTGTAATGAGAAAGGTTTGAACGGTTGTACTGTGGCATGCGGCCGGCGGTGATGCTGTGGTGATGGGGTTTTGTGACGGGTGCCCGTTGGAATTCAGAAGAAGCATCTTCGAGACTTCAACTGGGTTTCAAGTTTCGGGTGCCTTCACTCGAGAGTCAAGTTTCAGGTGATGACAGATATAAGTGGCTAGTCTCCAAACCATAACTACAAAAAGTGAAAAAGCCATGACCAACCCTTACGTTTCATATGGTTCGAGTAAACCCACATGCCCGCATACGTATGGCCATGCCGACATTGTTGTActcatatactcccttcgtttttacatataagaccttttagatattttattatggactacatacgaagcaaaatgagcgaatttatactttaaaatatgtctatatacatttatatgtagttcatagtggaatCTTAAGAAGGTCTTAtacttaggaacggagggagtacttccaaAAAAATTCTAGGGAAAAGTACCACTTCCTCCGATCTGAATTAACTGACGCAACCTGTGTATGTATCGGAGGGAGTACTGTATATATTTCACCTATATGGCTCTAATCCATTGTTCACCGGTGGAGAAAGAAAACAGCTCGCCATGCATCTCAATCATCACCGTTTACTACAGGCGGTGCCAAACAATTGCAGCGCACATCTACCCAAAAGCTTCATCCCAAGCAGCCCCCCTCTCCTCTCATCTCTATAAAACCCATCCAAATCCACCATCACCTCCACACTCAGTGACCCGTAACAGTGCCCCGTTTCTTCAGCTCGCACGCCGAGACcagacaccaccaccatcaccacctttTAAAAGCCTCGCCACGCATCAGCCAAGCTATCCCACGACGATCGAGCTAATTAATCTAGCTAGCGCGCGAGCCATGGCATGCGTTAACATGTACAACCCGGACGGCGGCGCGGTGGCGTTCGGCGGCGGGCAGCCGGGCCCGCGCATCTCCTTCTCCAGCGACTTCTCcatggagccgccgccgccggtgcAGAACCGGGCCATGGGCCTGCGGTGCCAGGAGGAGGACCAGAACTTCGAGTTCTCCGTCGGCAGCCACCCCATGATGGCCGCCGACCAGCTCTTCTCCAAGGGCAGGATCCTCCCCTTCAAGGTCGAGGGCGGCCGCGCTCCCTCCACGCTCCGCGACGAGCTCCGTGGTAGCGCCGACGAGGAGAGGGCGTCCACGCCCAAGGGGTCCAGCCGGTGGAGGGAGATGCTCGGCCTCCGGAAGTCGCTATGCGTCGGCGGCGGCGTCGCCAACAATGCCGCCGCGGCCAAGAAGGGCGACAAGGTCGTCGCCGTGGACGCCGACGCCAAGATAGCCACCGACATGGCCGCGTCCAAGCAGGTCCGTCCGCTGGTCATCTCCATGTAGTAGCAATCTTTGCAGTCCACGTTAGCCACGTAGTAGTACATCAtcatagtactactactagtacgcAATTATTGAATTGTTAAGAGCTGTTGGATGAAGTGATGTGTTGTCTCATTACAGATCCTTTGACCCATTGCAGGAGCTATGAGAGGTGACCGGCCGATGGGGACTACGGCGACATGACGaaacccttcttcttcctcgccatcgcTCGCACCATGTTCACCGGTCTTCTCTCATCGCGCTCGTCAGTCGTTTTGGGTGGCCTGATTGCGTGTGTGCTAGCTAGCCACTGTAGATGGCCAGTGTCCATGTccatgtgtgtgcatgtgttgaaGAGCAAACAATTCTGTAATTTCActtcttttttccttcttcttatctcaCAAGTGATCCGCTCTCGATCCCTAGCCAGCTAGCTAGCAGCAGCTGTCCACTGCCACTAGATCCCCATGCATCACCTCacacttctttctcttcttcttcttcttcttcttccaagctTTGTTTTTTTCCTCCACCACCATCTCGCTCTGCCTGCCCATGGCGGCCTGTACATAATGCTTGTGCGTAGATGGGGGATTTATGGTGCAATGATTAGCCTTTGCCAGACGGCCAGATCTGTGGCGACACGAGCTGAGCCTCTGCTGGCCTCTGTTGTTGTAGGGATCATGCACGCAACAGTGCGCTCCTTTGTCACCTTGCTCCGCTGTGCATCACATGCAtgcttccttcctcctccttcgtcAGTTCGTCTATACACGATGTGCTCCGCCGCATGTGGGTTTATATATAAAGGCAGACAGGCGCCACAGAGCCGGCGCGTgcgatcgagagagagagagacgaagaTCGACGAAGGGTGGGTGTGGCTGGCTCCCCCGACAAGTCATCTGCACTGGATGCGTAAGTCCTCCCCATGGCCGGCTAGATCGGCGTtagcactagtgatcttattgtaTTGGTCCGTGAGCAAATGGTGCCCGGCTTTGCACTTTGCAGGAGAAAATCAATGGTGGGGCGGCTATGCTAACGTTGCTTTAGCGCATTCCGTGGGTGCACTGTCTCCCCCGTAGGCTGGCAGCCGGCGGTCGTAGTGGGATTGTTTAAGAGGATAATAATGGGATAAGCAAGCACCACGTACAAGGTCCGTGGAATCAATTGGTGGCGATCGTCGTCGGTCATCATCTTTGAAGATGCATGTTTCTTCCGACGATTTGTGGCACAACTCCTGGTGAAGCCGAGCTGTTTCCTCTGAATCATTTTGCTTTTCTCAACAAGCCATCAAAGGTGCTGGGAGACTAGTGAGTCAGAAACAATGATCGATCCACGGGTTggtttgaagacaaaagaggccgTTTGTTTTTGCCTTTGATTTGACCACGCACTTTGTAACACGGGGATTGATTGCATTAGGGACAGCCATGACATCTTGATTAATTAGATCCCCACAAATACAAAACTGTTCCCATCTTGAGTGCTCAGGTCGGCATGACCTATGCAGCTATGCCCAACCAGCATGTCAAGATCACGGCCAGTTCTTTTGAGGTGATTCTCGACAATCGCGTACGGAGAATCAACAATAGGAAAAGAACTCGATTTGGTTATCCAAAACCGCCTCAAAATGTTACAAGCGGTAGTGCAATGAAAAATCACCTACGAACCATAATTCTCACCTTTTCTTTTACACACGGCACGATCAAAAATCACTCAcatataaaagtatacactcacccCTATAAATGTTAACACACACATTCTATCCCTATAATCACCTCCGAGACGTCATAGCATCTTGAGATTTTAAGAATTCACTACACACGTCTTGTAGTCGACGGAAACGTCTTCTCCCACTGAACGAACATCGCCGAAAACTTGAAATAAATTCAGGAATAATGCAAGCACCAATGTCAAGTCTAGAACTTGAACACTGATGGATTGGGCGTACCACCGTCCTCATATAACCATCCAATCACAGATTGATTCACATAAGACAACCCATAATGGGAGTAACTTCAGCAGTAACATAAGGTCCAATTCAGTAAATTTGCTTATGTGACAATGATTTAATGAGGAAAGCGATGAATCGAGTAACATAAGTAGTTGTTCATGCTATGAGTAACATCACACATACCAAGACCAAATGAATCTATAAGCTAATAAATAAAATGTTGCATGACATCATACATTTATTACTCCCCACTATGGAGGTAGTAACATagactagtaacatatgcatgttactaGTCAAAGTAACTCCTCACTATGAGTAGTCTAATTCTCACGATTCTCGTAGCTCCTGCAAAATAAAACGTTTCAAGTTTTGTGACTATCCCTATTTGAGAGTTGAATTACACGTAAAATGCCACTCGGTCCAGTAAGGAGAGCATGTTCGACCGCCCCTTTTCTTTGTCGCTCACTTCATCCTCCATTCTACCACCCCCGACGCGATAGGGTTCATCCCAACCGCCTCCAGGTGCCATCGCTCGACACGAGATGCTGCACCCGCCCCTCTACGGACCTACATCCCCATCCCTTCCTTCCCGACGAAGGACATTGACATGGCCCGCTTCACCTGAGCTCACCTAGCAACTCCAGCCCCGCCTAACCCGAGATCACCCCGCCCTAGCCGCCGGATGGCGTTGCCTAAGGTTGTTTCGTCCCTCCCCGTATCTTGTTGGTGAGCATGTCTTCCTCCCCATCTCTTTGTATCATCGAATGATGGATGGATGAATGGTGCATTGATTAGTTGTTGCTGGATAGATGGATGAATGATGTTGTTATTTGCTAGAGATTTGTAGATGATCTGCTGGTAGTACCCATACT
This genomic stretch from Hordeum vulgare subsp. vulgare chromosome 6H, MorexV3_pseudomolecules_assembly, whole genome shotgun sequence harbors:
- the LOC123402309 gene encoding uncharacterized protein LOC123402309 — its product is MACVNMYNPDGGAVAFGGGQPGPRISFSSDFSMEPPPPVQNRAMGLRCQEEDQNFEFSVGSHPMMAADQLFSKGRILPFKVEGGRAPSTLRDELRGSADEERASTPKGSSRWREMLGLRKSLCVGGGVANNAAAAKKGDKVVAVDADAKIATDMAASKQEL